A genome region from Thermococcus alcaliphilus includes the following:
- a CDS encoding TRASH domain-containing protein, producing the protein MTKLDDLDLKLIYLLMDNARLSISELADRLGVSRPTIRSRLEKLEKEGIIQGYTIKLNPELQRAHNVVALVVKTENPKKMDEFEEIIEINRFTSMKYLIKVAVDSMEDLRRVIEGTGVEVIEIMPILESRERKLKPKIKVPFKCDYCGKEIVGEPIVYKYHNKVYFFCCPTCFREFKKARENLEKVKLSKEQKVKDAHEHEHHPHG; encoded by the coding sequence ATGACCAAGTTAGATGATTTGGATCTAAAGCTTATATACCTTTTAATGGACAATGCAAGGCTAAGCATATCCGAGCTGGCCGATAGGCTCGGAGTTAGCAGACCTACAATAAGATCTAGACTGGAAAAGCTCGAAAAGGAAGGGATAATCCAGGGTTACACCATAAAGCTAAACCCGGAACTTCAGAGGGCCCATAATGTAGTTGCTCTAGTTGTTAAAACTGAGAACCCGAAAAAGATGGACGAGTTCGAGGAGATAATCGAGATAAACCGCTTCACAAGCATGAAGTACCTCATAAAAGTCGCTGTGGACAGTATGGAAGACCTCAGGCGAGTTATTGAGGGCACTGGCGTGGAGGTTATTGAGATAATGCCAATCCTTGAAAGTAGAGAAAGGAAGCTCAAACCAAAAATAAAGGTGCCCTTCAAGTGCGACTACTGCGGAAAGGAAATCGTTGGAGAACCGATAGTTTACAAGTACCACAACAAAGTCTACTTCTTCTGCTGTCCAACTTGCTTCCGGGAGTTCAAGAAGGCAAGGGAAAATCTGGAGAAAGTTAAACTATCCAAGGAGCAGAAGGTAAAGGATGCTCACGAACACGAGCACCACCCCCATGGCTAA
- a CDS encoding GAP family protein, with protein sequence MKKIVLILFGLLSMSGRVLAEPINEFTGLTTLSVIALGILNAFRPSIFLMIVFLLSMIALIDKNKVLKVGLSFTAGAFLGYTIIASVLMNLHGKFIGLRYFVVAFGILVGAYKIASSLGYVKISPSNPLREKSNRILERATSPPSAFLVGGIMSFLSLSCVLPSYLLVTSLLSDGFSLGTRAVLLGVFIGISVLPLALVTLGFHYGSRYAKLGEAVNKLSKMSGREDLAMGVVLVFVSILYLLLLG encoded by the coding sequence ATGAAAAAGATTGTCTTGATATTATTTGGTCTGTTAAGCATGAGCGGAAGAGTTCTAGCCGAGCCCATAAACGAATTTACGGGATTGACGACCCTTTCCGTAATAGCACTTGGGATTCTGAATGCATTTAGGCCCTCTATTTTTCTGATGATTGTGTTTCTCCTCTCGATGATAGCTCTGATCGACAAAAATAAGGTTCTCAAAGTTGGACTCTCGTTTACTGCGGGAGCTTTTCTAGGATATACCATAATAGCCTCCGTCTTGATGAACCTCCACGGAAAATTTATCGGCTTAAGGTACTTTGTTGTGGCATTTGGTATCCTAGTGGGGGCATACAAAATAGCATCATCTCTGGGATATGTGAAAATATCCCCAAGCAACCCCCTGAGGGAGAAAAGCAACAGAATTCTTGAGAGAGCTACATCACCACCGAGTGCTTTTTTAGTTGGTGGCATAATGTCTTTTCTCTCTCTTTCGTGTGTCCTTCCCTCATACCTGCTTGTAACCTCTTTGTTATCTGATGGATTCTCCTTAGGCACTAGGGCAGTACTCTTGGGAGTGTTCATTGGGATTTCAGTGCTTCCCTTGGCATTAGTTACGTTGGGGTTCCACTATGGAAGCAGATATGCAAAGCTCGGCGAAGCGGTCAACAAACTCTCAAAAATGAGTGGAAGAGAGGATTTAGCCATGGGGGTGGTGCTCGTGTTCGTGAGCATCCTTTACCTTCTGCTCCTTGGATAG
- a CDS encoding class I SAM-dependent methyltransferase, with the protein MNPAKKYDRFAKIYDLFESPMEIQAFSKYRKKALSLVKGKVLEIGMGTGKNLPYYPKDVEVIGIDFSRNMLKKAEERRRKLGLENVKLLYMDAQDLEFEDNTFDTIVSTFVFCTVPDPIKGLKEAYRVLKPGGRAIFLEHMKSESKLLNVPLYLMEPFIRTLLGTSMLRETQKNIERAGFKIEKVENLFYDIVRLIVATKP; encoded by the coding sequence GTGAACCCCGCGAAAAAATATGATAGATTTGCAAAGATTTATGATCTGTTTGAGAGCCCGATGGAGATACAAGCTTTTTCAAAATACAGGAAAAAAGCCCTAAGTCTTGTTAAAGGTAAAGTCCTTGAGATAGGAATGGGAACGGGAAAGAATCTCCCATACTACCCGAAGGATGTGGAGGTTATTGGCATAGACTTCAGCAGAAACATGCTTAAAAAAGCTGAAGAACGGAGAAGGAAGCTCGGACTGGAGAACGTCAAGCTTTTATACATGGACGCCCAAGATCTGGAGTTTGAGGATAATACCTTCGACACTATAGTTAGCACGTTCGTCTTCTGTACAGTTCCAGATCCGATTAAAGGACTAAAAGAGGCTTATAGAGTCCTAAAACCCGGAGGAAGAGCAATATTTCTTGAGCACATGAAAAGCGAATCAAAGCTTCTCAACGTCCCTCTCTACCTCATGGAGCCCTTCATAAGAACGCTCCTCGGTACTTCAATGCTTAGAGAAACTCAGAAAAACATTGAGAGGGCAGGCTTTAAAATAGAAAAAGTTGAGAATCTCTTTTATGATATCGTAAGGCTAATAGTGGCGACAAAACCATAA
- a CDS encoding PLP-dependent cysteine synthase family protein codes for MEENYTKMSIYDDIVQTIGNTPLVRLKKIERYFGLKNELYAKVEFFNPGGSIKDRIGKYMIEGAKKEGKIVEGAVIIEPTSGNTGVGLALVAADEGYLTVFTMPDKMSIEKELLLKALGAFVIRTPTAVSPSDPNSYYKVAEAVRNLIWKKERAISREELREIVEYVQRLVREERLEELKDILEEKVEEIPYAYIPNQYFNKYNPIAHYETTAREIWEQTNGEVDYLFAGIGTGGTITGIGRYLKERKEVKIIGVDPVGSIYNLVKKGMSLEEAVKRAHPYLVEGIGEDLLPDTVDLNLVDDIVVVNDQQAFAMTRFLARKEGILAGGSSGAALYGTIKYLKENGVKGKKAVVIFPDTGRNYLTKIFNDEWMLENGFEIKDEKVLEVLR; via the coding sequence ATGGAGGAAAATTACACAAAAATGAGTATTTATGATGACATCGTGCAGACGATAGGGAACACTCCACTGGTGAGGCTCAAGAAGATAGAGAGGTACTTTGGCCTCAAGAATGAGCTGTATGCTAAGGTGGAGTTCTTCAACCCTGGGGGAAGCATAAAGGACAGAATCGGGAAATACATGATTGAGGGTGCAAAGAAAGAGGGTAAAATCGTCGAGGGAGCTGTGATAATTGAGCCAACTTCTGGAAACACCGGTGTTGGTCTTGCATTAGTGGCAGCTGATGAAGGTTACTTGACGGTCTTCACGATGCCCGACAAAATGAGCATTGAGAAGGAGCTCCTCCTTAAGGCCCTCGGAGCGTTCGTCATAAGAACACCAACAGCCGTTTCCCCAAGTGATCCGAACTCCTATTATAAAGTCGCCGAAGCCGTAAGGAACCTCATATGGAAGAAAGAGAGAGCTATTAGTAGGGAAGAACTCAGGGAAATAGTCGAATACGTGCAAAGACTCGTTAGGGAAGAAAGACTGGAAGAGCTGAAGGACATCCTTGAGGAAAAGGTCGAGGAGATCCCCTACGCCTACATACCCAACCAGTACTTCAACAAGTACAATCCAATAGCTCATTACGAAACGACCGCCAGGGAAATTTGGGAGCAGACCAATGGGGAAGTAGACTACCTCTTCGCTGGTATAGGCACCGGAGGGACGATAACCGGAATCGGGCGCTATCTAAAGGAGAGGAAGGAGGTCAAGATAATCGGGGTTGATCCCGTCGGCTCGATATACAACCTTGTGAAAAAAGGAATGAGTTTAGAGGAAGCTGTAAAGAGAGCTCATCCGTACCTTGTCGAGGGAATAGGGGAAGACCTGTTACCAGATACTGTAGATTTGAACTTAGTTGATGACATAGTGGTAGTTAATGACCAGCAGGCGTTTGCAATGACTCGCTTCCTTGCAAGGAAAGAGGGCATTTTAGCAGGAGGCTCTTCGGGGGCAGCTCTCTATGGAACCATAAAGTACCTCAAAGAAAATGGTGTTAAGGGCAAGAAGGCCGTCGTGATATTCCCAGACACGGGGAGGAACTACCTGACGAAAATCTTCAATGATGAATGGATGCTGGAGAACGGCTTCGAGATTAAGGATGAAAAGGTTCTGGAGGTGCTGAGATGA
- a CDS encoding cystathionine gamma-synthase encodes MRFSTKAIHIGEEPERMQYGDVVSPIHLSTTFAKKSVKEVEEGYVYSRSGNPTRDGLERKLAALENAKYGLAFSSGLAAESTVLLALLRRGDHVIAFDDLYGGTKRLFNQVMERFGLEFTYVDARNPENVRKAIRENTRMIWLETPTNPLLKLADIRAIAEIAHEKGIIVVVDNTFASPYFQNPLDLGADITLHSATKYLGGHSDVVGGAVMVNDEELYEKLKFHQNAIGAILSPFDSWLVMRGIKTLAVRMERHEKNAMAIAKYLEGHPLVERVYYPGLPSHPQHKLAKRQMRGFGGMLSFELKGGLEKAIKFVESLEIFALAESLGGVESLIELPAIMTHASVPKEEREKVGIKDSLIRVSVGIEDIEDLIEDLERGFQAVRA; translated from the coding sequence ATGAGGTTCTCAACTAAGGCGATTCACATAGGCGAAGAACCAGAGAGAATGCAATACGGCGATGTGGTATCACCGATCCACCTCTCAACAACCTTTGCAAAGAAAAGCGTAAAGGAGGTTGAAGAGGGCTACGTCTACTCGAGGAGCGGCAATCCAACGAGGGACGGTCTTGAGAGAAAGTTAGCAGCGCTTGAGAATGCAAAGTACGGACTTGCCTTCTCTTCCGGACTTGCAGCCGAGTCAACGGTGCTTCTGGCGCTGTTAAGGAGAGGGGACCACGTTATAGCGTTCGATGACCTCTACGGCGGCACAAAGAGGCTCTTCAACCAGGTAATGGAGCGCTTCGGACTTGAGTTCACCTACGTTGACGCGAGAAATCCAGAGAACGTTAGAAAGGCAATAAGGGAAAACACGCGGATGATCTGGCTTGAAACTCCCACGAATCCGCTCCTGAAGCTTGCAGACATAAGGGCGATAGCCGAGATCGCCCACGAGAAGGGCATCATAGTGGTAGTGGACAACACCTTTGCGAGTCCCTACTTCCAGAACCCCCTCGACCTCGGAGCAGATATAACCCTCCACAGTGCCACCAAGTACCTCGGCGGGCACTCGGACGTTGTCGGTGGGGCGGTTATGGTAAACGATGAGGAGCTCTATGAAAAGCTCAAGTTCCACCAGAACGCTATCGGGGCGATCCTTTCCCCCTTTGACTCATGGCTCGTCATGAGGGGGATTAAAACGCTCGCCGTTAGGATGGAGAGGCACGAGAAGAACGCCATGGCAATAGCGAAGTACCTTGAGGGGCACCCGCTTGTTGAGCGCGTTTACTATCCAGGTTTACCATCTCATCCACAGCACAAGCTCGCGAAGAGACAGATGCGAGGCTTCGGTGGGATGCTTTCCTTTGAGCTCAAAGGGGGTCTTGAGAAGGCCATAAAGTTCGTTGAAAGCTTAGAGATCTTCGCACTTGCTGAGAGCCTCGGAGGTGTCGAGTCGCTCATAGAGCTGCCGGCAATCATGACGCACGCTTCCGTTCCCAAGGAAGAGAGGGAGAAAGTGGGGATAAAAGACTCGCTCATCAGAGTCTCAGTTGGAATAGAGGACATTGAGGATCTCATCGAAGATCTTGAGAGAGGGTTCCAGGCGGTGAGAGCATGA
- a CDS encoding class I SAM-dependent methyltransferase, whose protein sequence is MIPTLDEVREFLKKLSFDENSINELMDQIEYFEKEAPERDDIVRDYLREECIQTIVEEIVSEIMKLNRKGLKILDVAAGSGFFTERIKKKLEDNGVDVEIYGLDITPSMLKRLKDKGIIPIWGVAEKIKESVNIANKQYNINAPEKFDVVLSTLAFHHFLEPEKVLRSMKEVLGDGGIVVIVDVLKHEHEELKETLKDTHLGFSLEEIREMGSRVFNLTKVNYMDVYCEVGDIIVGLYKAVFAD, encoded by the coding sequence ATGATACCGACTCTTGATGAGGTCAGAGAGTTTCTAAAAAAGCTCAGCTTTGATGAGAATTCAATAAATGAGCTTATGGATCAGATAGAGTACTTCGAAAAAGAAGCCCCGGAAAGGGACGATATTGTTAGAGATTATCTTAGAGAAGAGTGCATACAGACAATAGTAGAAGAGATAGTCAGTGAAATCATGAAGCTGAATAGAAAAGGACTCAAGATACTAGACGTTGCGGCCGGTTCCGGATTCTTTACTGAGAGGATCAAAAAGAAGCTCGAAGATAACGGAGTCGATGTAGAGATCTATGGGTTGGATATAACTCCAAGCATGCTGAAGAGACTTAAGGATAAGGGTATAATTCCCATATGGGGAGTCGCCGAGAAAATTAAGGAATCTGTCAATATTGCAAACAAACAGTACAATATAAATGCCCCAGAGAAATTTGATGTTGTTTTATCCACCTTAGCATTCCACCACTTTCTAGAGCCAGAGAAAGTGCTAAGAAGCATGAAAGAGGTTCTAGGGGATGGGGGAATTGTGGTGATAGTTGATGTCCTTAAACACGAGCATGAAGAGCTTAAAGAAACTTTGAAGGACACCCACCTTGGATTCTCGCTGGAGGAAATCAGGGAGATGGGTTCGAGAGTATTTAACTTAACAAAGGTCAACTATATGGATGTTTATTGTGAGGTTGGCGATATTATAGTTGGCTTGTACAAAGCCGTGTTTGCTGACTAA
- a CDS encoding SHOCT domain-containing protein gives MMFENIGGDFLVHVGEEWGWHHMMGFGWFGWFGMIFMLIFWVLIIVGIVWLVKWLIESTSRTEKASKKRALEILDEKYARGEIDDEEYERRKRKILEG, from the coding sequence ATGATGTTTGAGAATATTGGTGGAGACTTTTTGGTTCATGTTGGAGAAGAATGGGGGTGGCATCATATGATGGGATTTGGTTGGTTTGGATGGTTCGGCATGATTTTCATGCTGATCTTCTGGGTTCTGATAATAGTTGGGATAGTGTGGCTCGTCAAGTGGCTGATAGAAAGTACAAGCAGAACGGAAAAAGCCTCGAAGAAGAGGGCACTTGAAATTCTCGATGAAAAATACGCCAGAGGTGAGATAGACGACGAGGAATATGAAAGGAGGAAGAGAAAAATCTTGGAAGGCTGA
- a CDS encoding copper-translocating P-type ATPase, translating into MKGGNNEEERHVKHEVTDHKNHKTGPHSGRNHEMHKGHKMEEHDKHGHTEHEHESHGKHKHSHAEHHRMMMEDFKRRFIVSSILTIPILLLSPLIQNFFGFKLTFTGDHYVLFLLSAMVYFYGGWPFLRGMQDELKKKMPGMMTLIALAITVAFSYSVAVTFGLPGKTFYWELATLIDIMLLGHYIEMRSVLGASRALEELIKLMPTEAHLITPEGIKDVPVSELKKGDVVLVKPGEKIPSDGVVIEGETSVNEAMLTGESKPVYKKPGDSVIGGSINLEGAIKVRIEKTGKDTYLMQVVELVRQAQETRSRTQDLANRAAFYLTLIAITAGSITLGTWLYMGMPFVFALERMVTVMVITCPHALGLAVPLVVSVSTSLSAKKGILIRNREAFERAKDVQVVVFDKTGTLTEGKFEVTDVIPLEDVEEYEILKYAAALEAHSSHPIAQGIVEKAKELNLESYEVKESKVLPGKGVQGIINGKEVFVVSPNFVKENGLWKDDERVDKVLEQGKTVVFLIIDGKLAGAIALADKIRPESREAIKKLHEMGIKAYMLTGDNAKVAKWVAEELGLEGFFAEVLPHQKSEKVKELQENGFIVAMVGDGINDAPALIQADVGIAIGAGTDVAIESADIILVKNDPRDVITAIHLARATYGKMVQNLAWATGYNTFAIPLAAGTLYSYGILLSPAVGALLMSLSTVIVAINARFLKA; encoded by the coding sequence GTGAAAGGAGGGAATAATGAAGAAGAGAGGCATGTCAAGCACGAAGTCACAGATCATAAAAATCATAAAACTGGACCCCATAGTGGAAGGAACCATGAGATGCATAAGGGCCATAAGATGGAGGAGCATGACAAGCATGGGCATACAGAGCATGAACATGAGAGCCATGGTAAACACAAACACTCCCACGCGGAGCACCACAGAATGATGATGGAGGACTTCAAAAGAAGGTTCATTGTTTCTTCGATACTCACGATTCCGATACTCCTTCTCTCGCCGCTGATACAGAACTTCTTTGGTTTCAAGTTAACTTTTACTGGTGATCACTACGTTCTTTTTTTGCTTTCCGCAATGGTATACTTCTACGGTGGATGGCCGTTCCTTAGAGGGATGCAAGACGAGTTAAAAAAGAAAATGCCTGGGATGATGACGTTAATTGCCCTAGCAATCACGGTGGCGTTTTCTTACAGTGTTGCCGTTACATTTGGATTGCCCGGGAAAACATTTTACTGGGAGCTGGCAACGCTTATCGACATCATGCTTCTGGGCCACTACATTGAGATGCGCTCCGTCCTCGGCGCCTCAAGGGCTTTAGAAGAGTTGATAAAGCTTATGCCTACCGAGGCACACTTAATAACTCCTGAGGGCATAAAAGATGTCCCGGTAAGTGAACTTAAGAAGGGGGATGTGGTTTTAGTTAAGCCCGGGGAAAAGATACCCTCCGACGGTGTTGTCATTGAGGGCGAAACGAGCGTAAATGAGGCAATGCTTACCGGTGAGTCGAAGCCCGTCTACAAAAAGCCCGGCGACAGTGTTATAGGTGGTTCAATAAATCTCGAAGGCGCAATAAAGGTCAGGATAGAGAAGACAGGGAAGGATACTTACCTCATGCAGGTTGTTGAGCTTGTGAGGCAGGCCCAGGAGACGAGATCTAGAACCCAAGATTTGGCGAACAGAGCTGCTTTTTACCTCACGCTCATAGCGATTACAGCGGGAAGCATAACCCTCGGAACGTGGCTTTATATGGGAATGCCCTTTGTCTTTGCCCTTGAACGTATGGTGACGGTGATGGTCATAACGTGTCCGCACGCCCTTGGATTGGCGGTTCCACTTGTTGTTTCGGTCTCAACTTCGCTTTCCGCCAAAAAAGGAATTCTTATAAGGAACAGGGAGGCCTTTGAGAGAGCTAAAGACGTCCAAGTGGTGGTATTTGATAAAACTGGAACACTAACAGAGGGCAAATTTGAGGTAACTGATGTAATCCCACTGGAAGACGTTGAAGAATACGAAATTCTAAAATATGCTGCTGCCCTTGAAGCCCACTCAAGCCATCCAATTGCGCAAGGTATAGTTGAGAAGGCAAAGGAGCTCAATCTCGAATCCTACGAAGTCAAGGAATCAAAAGTTCTGCCGGGTAAAGGAGTTCAAGGTATTATTAACGGAAAAGAAGTCTTTGTAGTGAGCCCCAATTTCGTGAAGGAAAATGGCCTTTGGAAAGATGATGAGCGTGTTGATAAGGTTCTTGAGCAAGGTAAGACCGTGGTCTTCTTAATAATAGATGGAAAGCTTGCAGGGGCAATAGCCTTAGCAGATAAGATAAGACCTGAGTCAAGGGAAGCGATAAAGAAGCTCCATGAGATGGGTATTAAGGCATATATGCTTACAGGAGACAACGCCAAAGTTGCAAAGTGGGTGGCGGAAGAGCTTGGTTTAGAAGGGTTCTTTGCAGAGGTTTTGCCTCATCAGAAGTCTGAGAAAGTTAAAGAGCTCCAGGAAAACGGGTTCATAGTTGCAATGGTGGGGGACGGTATAAACGATGCCCCGGCTTTGATTCAAGCCGACGTAGGTATAGCTATCGGAGCTGGAACCGATGTGGCAATAGAGAGTGCGGACATAATCCTCGTCAAGAATGACCCAAGGGATGTGATAACGGCAATACACCTTGCGAGGGCAACTTATGGTAAGATGGTGCAGAATTTAGCGTGGGCTACTGGTTACAACACATTTGCTATTCCCCTAGCAGCTGGTACACTTTACAGCTATGGGATATTGCTAAGTCCTGCCGTGGGTGCTTTGTTAATGAGCTTGAGTACAGTTATAGTTGCCATAAATGCAAGGTTTTTGAAGGCTTAA
- a CDS encoding DUF302 domain-containing protein, with protein MNGKMNEMEKKGEMKGKGKMKGGCKGHGKGMKGHGMHGTEKMDEPKGEYAYVREVEAGFDETVEKVKEELKKEGFGVLSEIRVDKLFKEKLDLDMEPYVILGACNPNYSSELIGIDLNSGTFLPCNMVVYVKEGKTYVSLLLPTVAMGVTGNDELLEVAEKVKEILKDVVDRI; from the coding sequence ATGAACGGCAAAATGAATGAAATGGAGAAGAAAGGTGAAATGAAAGGCAAGGGCAAGATGAAAGGTGGCTGCAAGGGCCACGGAAAGGGTATGAAAGGTCACGGAATGCACGGGACGGAGAAGATGGATGAGCCAAAGGGGGAGTACGCTTATGTCCGGGAGGTCGAGGCAGGATTTGACGAGACCGTTGAGAAGGTCAAGGAGGAGCTGAAGAAGGAGGGCTTCGGAGTCCTCAGCGAAATAAGGGTTGACAAGCTCTTCAAGGAGAAGCTCGACCTCGATATGGAGCCCTACGTAATCCTTGGGGCGTGCAATCCGAACTACTCGAGCGAGCTGATAGGGATAGACCTCAACAGCGGCACATTCCTCCCGTGCAACATGGTAGTCTACGTCAAGGAAGGGAAGACCTACGTGAGCTTACTTCTCCCGACGGTGGCCATGGGCGTTACCGGGAACGACGAGCTCCTTGAAGTGGCCGAGAAGGTGAAAGAGATATTAAAGGATGTGGTGGATAGGATCTGA
- a CDS encoding heavy metal translocating P-type ATPase, with translation MPKKLKLEGLDCASCAYEIEEALKKEGFEFALVNFATKEAIIEGDIGKAKEIIKKVEPDVEVIEADEHEHGHSHEHGEEEEYGKTVYMIGTSLLLFFIGLILRYYYDMDNALVFGIFLASYVISGWKVLRSAVVNSIRGNVFDENFLIAVATIGAFIIREYPEGVAVMLFYVVGEFFQDLAVGKSRRSIKALLALKAEYANLLRNGEIVKVKPEELKVGDIIIIRPGEKVPVDGVVIEGTSSVDTSALTGESVPRTVKEGEEILSGMVNLSGLLKVRVTKELSESTVSRILELVENASARKAKTEKFITRFAHYYTPAVVGIAALIATVPPLVTGDPFTPWVYRALVVLVISCPCALVLSIPLGYFGGIGRAAKEGILVKGSNYLDALKEATIVAFDKTGTLTKGVFKVTKVETRNGFSEEEIIRFAALAEAHSNHPIAKAIRDAYGKEINEAEIKEYEEIAGHGVRAKIDGVEVMVGNDRLLHRFNVEHDTCRVKGTVAHVVINGKYAGYIIISDEIKEDSPIAVKELKRLGVKKVVMVTGDNREVAAEIAKQIGLDGFYAELLPEDKVKVIEELEKEKGNGKVVFVGDGINDAPVLARADVGVAMGALGSDAAIETADVVIMDDKPSKLPRAIKIARRTQRIVWQNIILALAIKLTFVSLGILGEATMWEAVFADVGVSLIAVFNAMRILR, from the coding sequence ATGCCTAAAAAGCTTAAATTGGAAGGTCTCGACTGTGCAAGTTGCGCTTACGAGATAGAAGAAGCCCTTAAGAAAGAGGGCTTTGAGTTTGCCTTAGTTAACTTTGCTACAAAGGAGGCTATAATCGAGGGTGACATCGGAAAGGCCAAGGAAATAATCAAAAAGGTCGAGCCTGATGTTGAGGTTATAGAAGCGGACGAACATGAGCATGGACACAGCCACGAGCACGGAGAGGAAGAGGAGTACGGAAAGACGGTGTACATGATAGGAACCTCACTGTTGCTCTTCTTCATAGGGCTAATTTTGCGCTACTACTACGACATGGACAACGCCCTAGTATTTGGGATATTCCTGGCGAGCTACGTCATCTCCGGCTGGAAGGTGCTGAGAAGTGCGGTAGTTAACTCCATCCGCGGCAACGTCTTCGACGAGAACTTCCTTATAGCAGTGGCCACCATAGGTGCTTTTATAATCCGAGAATATCCGGAAGGAGTAGCAGTTATGCTGTTCTACGTCGTTGGTGAATTCTTCCAAGATCTTGCAGTTGGAAAGTCGAGGCGCTCGATAAAGGCTTTACTTGCGTTAAAAGCTGAGTATGCCAATTTACTTCGGAACGGTGAGATCGTCAAGGTCAAGCCTGAGGAACTGAAAGTAGGGGATATAATAATCATTAGGCCAGGTGAGAAAGTCCCCGTTGACGGCGTTGTTATTGAGGGTACTTCGAGCGTTGACACCTCTGCCCTAACGGGAGAGAGTGTCCCAAGGACTGTGAAAGAAGGCGAGGAAATCCTCTCGGGAATGGTCAACCTCAGCGGCCTTCTAAAGGTTAGGGTCACTAAAGAGCTGAGTGAGTCAACCGTCTCGCGCATCCTTGAGCTCGTTGAAAACGCTAGCGCTAGGAAGGCTAAGACGGAGAAGTTCATCACAAGGTTCGCCCACTACTACACTCCTGCTGTTGTTGGCATAGCGGCACTGATTGCTACTGTCCCCCCACTCGTAACGGGGGATCCATTTACCCCTTGGGTCTATAGGGCTCTTGTGGTTCTGGTCATCTCGTGCCCCTGTGCCCTCGTGCTCTCGATCCCGCTCGGCTACTTCGGAGGCATTGGTAGGGCGGCGAAGGAGGGAATACTCGTCAAGGGCTCTAACTACCTGGATGCCCTCAAGGAGGCCACAATAGTGGCCTTCGACAAGACGGGAACCCTAACCAAGGGAGTCTTCAAGGTCACGAAGGTGGAAACAAGAAACGGCTTCAGCGAAGAAGAGATAATAAGGTTCGCCGCTTTGGCAGAGGCCCACTCGAACCACCCGATAGCGAAGGCCATAAGGGACGCCTATGGGAAGGAGATCAACGAGGCCGAAATCAAGGAGTACGAGGAGATAGCAGGCCACGGCGTGAGGGCAAAGATAGATGGCGTGGAAGTTATGGTCGGAAACGACAGGCTCCTCCACAGGTTCAACGTTGAACACGACACCTGCCGCGTGAAGGGAACCGTAGCCCATGTCGTGATCAATGGCAAATACGCAGGCTACATTATAATCTCGGACGAGATAAAGGAGGACTCACCAATAGCCGTTAAGGAGCTCAAGCGCCTTGGAGTGAAGAAAGTAGTCATGGTCACTGGTGACAACAGAGAAGTCGCGGCAGAGATAGCTAAGCAGATAGGCCTCGACGGCTTCTACGCGGAACTCCTCCCCGAAGACAAGGTGAAGGTCATAGAGGAACTTGAAAAGGAGAAGGGCAATGGCAAGGTCGTCTTTGTCGGGGATGGAATAAACGATGCTCCTGTCTTGGCAAGGGCGGACGTTGGCGTGGCCATGGGTGCTCTTGGAAGTGATGCCGCCATAGAAACGGCCGATGTAGTCATAATGGACGACAAGCCCTCAAAGCTGCCAAGGGCGATCAAAATAGCTAGGAGAACGCAGAGAATCGTCTGGCAGAACATAATCCTTGCACTCGCCATTAAGCTGACCTTCGTAAGCCTTGGAATCCTAGGAGAAGCGACAATGTGGGAGGCAGTGTTTGCAGACGTGGGTGTCTCCCTAATAGCGGTCTTCAATGCGATGAGGATTCTGAGGTGA
- a CDS encoding ArsR/SmtB family transcription factor produces MTEVCKVYEEHMDKIIEVKKRLPEEELILDVADFFDALGNPTRLKILFALLEEELCTCDLSNITGLSVSAVSHQLRVLKDRKIVTYKKDGKNVFYRLDDEHIREILKIALEHLRE; encoded by the coding sequence ATGACAGAAGTATGCAAAGTGTATGAGGAACATATGGATAAGATAATTGAAGTTAAAAAGAGGTTGCCAGAGGAGGAGTTAATTTTAGATGTTGCAGACTTTTTTGACGCCCTTGGAAATCCAACAAGGTTGAAGATTCTTTTTGCACTTTTGGAGGAGGAGCTCTGTACGTGTGACCTGTCAAATATTACGGGACTTTCGGTTTCTGCTGTCTCACATCAGCTTAGGGTTTTGAAAGATAGAAAAATTGTTACTTACAAAAAAGACGGGAAAAACGTTTTCTACAGGTTGGATGACGAGCACATAAGGGAGATTCTAAAAATTGCATTAGAGCATCTGAGAGAATAG